One stretch of Trichocoleus desertorum ATA4-8-CV12 DNA includes these proteins:
- the asnS gene encoding asparagine--tRNA ligase, with amino-acid sequence MIATRRIAEVLRSGEPNEAIAVQGWVRTKRELKGFAFVEVNDGSSLASLQAVLNQDLPNYAEVLKQANTGASIEISGVLVPSQGKGQRIELQAQSATVYGEADPESFPLQKKRHSFEFLRTIGHLRPRTNTLGAVFRVRNACAAAIHEFFQERGFLWVHTPVITASDCEGAGEMFAVTNLNLKQVPLTDAKEIDYSQDFFGRPAYLTVSGQLEAEIMAMAFSNVYTFGPTFRAENSNTSRHLAEFWMVEPEMAFCDLEGDMDLAEAFLKHIFKMVLERCPEDMEFFNQRIDDTVLATADNIINNQFERLTYTDAIALLEKCDRKFDYPVEWGLDLQSEHERYLAEEVFKKPVILTDYPTQIKAFYMRLNEDEKTVRAMDILAPKIGEIIGGSQREERLDVLERRIQAQGLDPEIYWWYLDLRRYGTVPHAGFGLGFERLVQFMTGMTNIRDVIPFPRTPLSADF; translated from the coding sequence ATGATAGCGACACGACGGATTGCAGAAGTATTGCGCAGCGGTGAGCCCAATGAAGCGATCGCTGTTCAAGGTTGGGTTCGGACCAAGCGAGAGTTGAAGGGTTTTGCCTTTGTAGAAGTCAACGATGGCTCCTCTCTAGCCAGCTTACAAGCGGTGCTGAACCAAGACTTGCCCAACTATGCGGAAGTGCTGAAGCAGGCCAACACGGGTGCCTCGATAGAGATTTCTGGAGTTTTAGTTCCTTCTCAAGGCAAGGGACAGCGAATTGAGCTGCAAGCCCAATCGGCAACAGTCTATGGAGAAGCCGATCCAGAAAGCTTTCCCCTCCAGAAAAAGCGGCATTCGTTTGAGTTTCTCCGCACTATTGGCCACCTGCGTCCTCGTACTAACACCTTAGGGGCTGTGTTCCGAGTGCGGAATGCTTGTGCCGCTGCAATTCACGAATTCTTCCAAGAACGCGGCTTTTTGTGGGTGCATACCCCTGTAATCACAGCTAGTGACTGTGAAGGGGCAGGGGAAATGTTTGCGGTCACGAACCTGAATCTGAAGCAGGTGCCGCTCACGGATGCTAAAGAAATTGATTATAGCCAAGACTTTTTCGGGAGACCTGCTTACCTAACGGTGAGTGGACAGCTTGAAGCCGAAATTATGGCAATGGCGTTTAGTAATGTCTATACGTTTGGGCCGACGTTCCGGGCTGAGAACTCTAACACCTCCCGCCACTTGGCTGAGTTCTGGATGGTAGAGCCAGAAATGGCTTTCTGTGACCTAGAAGGCGATATGGATTTGGCAGAGGCGTTCCTAAAGCACATCTTTAAGATGGTGCTGGAGCGCTGCCCAGAAGATATGGAGTTTTTCAATCAGCGGATTGATGATACGGTGCTGGCGACGGCGGATAACATCATCAATAACCAGTTTGAGCGGCTGACTTACACGGATGCGATCGCTCTTTTGGAAAAATGCGATCGTAAATTTGACTACCCGGTGGAATGGGGTCTAGATTTGCAGTCGGAGCATGAGCGCTACTTGGCGGAAGAGGTGTTTAAGAAGCCTGTAATCTTAACGGATTATCCGACGCAGATTAAGGCGTTCTATATGCGCCTGAATGAGGATGAGAAAACGGTGCGGGCAATGGATATTCTCGCGCCCAAAATCGGGGAGATTATTGGCGGTTCGCAGCGGGAAGAACGTTTAGATGTCTTGGAGCGCCGGATTCAAGCGCAGGGGTTAGACCCGGAAATTTATTGGTGGTATCTGGATTTGCGTCGTTATGGAACGGTGCCGCACGCAGGCTTTGGTTTAGGGTTTGAGCGGTTGGTGCAGTTTATGACGGGGATGACGAATATTCGCGATGTGATTCCGTTCCCGCGTACGCCGTTGAGTGCTGATTTCTAA
- a CDS encoding sugar O-acetyltransferase: MKSEKEKMLGGELYDPLDPQLCDERRRARLLIKMLNDSRDDQPEERRRIIQELFKTTSEEVWIEPPFFCDYGSNITLGSKVFFNFNCVVLDVAEVLIGSNVMFGPAVQIYTATHPLSASDRRTGLELAKPIEIGSDVWIGGGALILPGVQIGAGSVIGAGSVVTKSIPEGVLAAGNPCRVIREVRD; this comes from the coding sequence ATGAAAAGCGAAAAGGAGAAGATGTTGGGCGGCGAGCTTTATGACCCACTCGACCCTCAACTTTGTGATGAACGCCGTCGTGCCCGCCTGTTAATCAAGATGCTGAATGATTCCCGCGATGACCAGCCAGAGGAGCGTCGCCGCATCATCCAAGAGTTATTCAAAACCACAAGTGAAGAGGTTTGGATTGAACCACCATTCTTCTGCGACTATGGCAGCAACATCACGCTTGGCAGCAAAGTTTTCTTTAATTTCAACTGCGTCGTTTTAGACGTTGCCGAAGTTTTAATTGGTAGCAACGTGATGTTTGGGCCTGCGGTGCAAATCTACACAGCAACTCATCCTCTCAGCGCAAGCGATCGCCGTACAGGGTTAGAACTGGCTAAGCCCATAGAGATTGGGTCAGATGTCTGGATTGGCGGTGGTGCCTTGATCCTTCCGGGTGTTCAGATTGGTGCGGGTTCAGTCATTGGGGCAGGGAGTGTAGTGACAAAGAGTATTCCAGAGGGAGTACTAGCAGCAGGCAATCCTTGCCGCGTCATTCGCGAGGTGAGGGACTAG
- a CDS encoding 1-acyl-sn-glycerol-3-phosphate acyltransferase, whose translation MSSPPSEQPTSDATGKLPHDNQEATQALPELTPAVVQRVQEGLAAARDRAVRASIQLALNETEAIAKGQFERPVSGEVRRQVLRSLIHSLFQVRVEYAERIPQGPALLAANHLNHIDPFLLLSEVPGEPYYHILADARTLYNKGWKRQVLQQARGVIPVERRWREEIAVIAAAQSDRPDLADLALALERDVPAGNAIAALRQIDRAVQAIFAHGDGLILFPEGGLGTLEGQLRLPLKRGTVIYALRAGVPIVPVALIGTQDLYFRKTLTVRFGEPLQFPPSHRPKPHEAQAAIDALQVALLQLLPQDYQEPQGVKLFRRFLNHLFW comes from the coding sequence ATGAGCAGTCCCCCCTCTGAGCAGCCAACTTCTGATGCGACGGGTAAATTGCCGCACGATAACCAGGAAGCCACGCAAGCCCTACCTGAGTTAACTCCAGCAGTGGTGCAGCGGGTGCAAGAGGGACTGGCAGCAGCTCGCGATCGCGCAGTTCGAGCCAGTATCCAATTAGCGCTGAATGAGACAGAGGCGATCGCGAAGGGTCAGTTTGAGCGACCTGTCTCGGGTGAGGTGCGGCGGCAGGTGTTGCGATCGCTGATTCACAGCTTGTTTCAAGTGCGGGTGGAGTATGCAGAACGAATTCCGCAAGGGCCAGCTTTGCTTGCGGCTAACCATCTCAATCACATTGACCCGTTCTTGCTGCTCTCGGAAGTTCCGGGTGAGCCGTACTATCACATCTTGGCGGATGCTCGAACGCTGTATAACAAGGGGTGGAAGCGGCAGGTATTGCAGCAAGCGCGAGGAGTGATTCCGGTTGAGCGGCGGTGGCGAGAGGAAATTGCGGTGATTGCAGCGGCTCAGAGCGATCGCCCAGATTTGGCTGATTTGGCGTTGGCGTTGGAGCGGGATGTTCCGGCAGGAAATGCGATCGCGGCGTTGCGGCAAATCGATCGGGCGGTACAAGCCATTTTTGCTCATGGGGATGGCCTCATCTTATTTCCGGAGGGGGGATTGGGCACGCTAGAAGGACAGTTGCGTCTACCCTTAAAACGGGGAACCGTGATCTATGCGTTGCGGGCAGGAGTACCCATTGTGCCAGTCGCTTTAATTGGCACCCAAGACCTCTATTTTCGTAAAACTTTGACCGTCAGGTTTGGCGAACCACTACAGTTTCCGCCCTCCCATCGTCCCAAACCTCACGAAGCCCAAGCCGCCATAGATGCCTTACAAGTGGCATTACTGCAACTCTTGCCCCAAGATTACCAGGAGCCTCAAGGGGTGAAGCTGTTCCGCCGATTTCTGAATCATCTATTTTGGTAA
- a CDS encoding amidase: MDRTELAFTPVVEQAQLIRAKTVSPLDLVELYLERIQQLDAQLGSYFTVMAEQAIADAKAKTETLAQNHSVDDLPPFFGVPISIKDLNAVMGVRCTFGTPVMKDNIANYEDGVVTRIKQAGFVILGKTATSELGSFPYTEPSGFPPARNPWNLDYTPGGSSGGAAAAVAAGLCAIAQGSDGGGSIRGPAACCGLVGIKPSRGRITQAPVGDRLSGIATNGPLARTVADAAALLDVMSGYTTGDPYWLSDPNPSFFKVAEQAKATAEQPVPPLRIAFSTAVQPIGEADPVCQQAVLDTVKLLESMGHQVEPDCPDFTDLVEPFTVVWRSGVAASGIPGEYLQPMNRWMLEQSGSCGEYLQAVGMMQTIARRIVAFFNTYDALVLPVFLHSTIRVGEWADLDPATTFQKITNWVAPCPPFNASGQPAIAIPAGFDPRGLPVGVQIVGRPAAESTLIALASQIEALQPWSDRRPPFAL, from the coding sequence ATGGATCGAACTGAGTTAGCCTTTACCCCTGTTGTTGAGCAAGCGCAACTGATTCGCGCCAAAACAGTGTCACCGCTGGACTTGGTGGAGCTATATCTAGAGCGGATTCAGCAGTTGGATGCTCAGCTTGGTAGTTATTTCACTGTCATGGCAGAGCAGGCGATCGCAGATGCCAAAGCCAAAACCGAGACTTTAGCTCAGAACCACAGTGTTGATGATCTGCCACCTTTTTTCGGGGTGCCGATTTCGATTAAAGATTTGAATGCAGTGATGGGGGTGCGTTGTACCTTTGGCACTCCGGTAATGAAGGACAATATCGCCAATTATGAAGACGGTGTGGTGACACGGATCAAGCAAGCAGGCTTTGTGATCTTGGGCAAAACGGCGACTTCTGAGTTGGGTTCCTTCCCCTACACCGAACCATCAGGATTCCCCCCAGCTCGTAATCCTTGGAATTTGGATTACACACCGGGCGGCTCTAGTGGCGGTGCGGCGGCGGCAGTAGCAGCAGGGCTATGTGCGATCGCTCAAGGCTCCGATGGCGGCGGCTCGATTCGGGGGCCAGCGGCTTGTTGTGGTTTGGTTGGCATCAAACCTTCTAGAGGTCGTATTACTCAGGCACCTGTGGGCGATCGCCTCAGTGGGATTGCCACTAATGGCCCTTTGGCTCGCACCGTCGCGGATGCAGCGGCTCTCTTGGATGTGATGTCCGGTTATACCACAGGTGATCCTTATTGGCTCTCGGACCCCAATCCTTCCTTCTTCAAGGTAGCAGAGCAAGCCAAAGCTACGGCTGAGCAACCTGTACCACCGCTCCGAATTGCGTTTTCGACTGCTGTGCAACCGATTGGAGAAGCTGACCCTGTTTGTCAGCAAGCGGTTTTAGATACAGTGAAGTTGTTGGAAAGCATGGGGCATCAAGTCGAACCGGATTGTCCTGATTTCACGGATTTAGTCGAACCGTTTACCGTGGTTTGGCGATCGGGTGTGGCGGCATCTGGAATTCCGGGAGAGTATCTGCAACCGATGAATCGCTGGATGCTAGAGCAGTCTGGCTCTTGTGGAGAATATCTGCAAGCGGTGGGGATGATGCAGACGATCGCCCGTCGCATTGTTGCCTTCTTCAATACCTACGATGCGTTGGTGCTGCCTGTCTTTCTGCACTCAACGATTCGGGTGGGAGAATGGGCTGACTTAGACCCCGCTACCACTTTCCAGAAAATTACCAACTGGGTGGCTCCTTGTCCGCCGTTTAATGCCAGTGGTCAACCTGCGATCGCCATTCCGGCAGGATTTGACCCGCGAGGGTTGCCTGTGGGTGTGCAAATTGTCGGTCGTCCTGCGGCTGAGTCTACTTTGATTGCTTTGGCGTCTCAGATTGAAGCCTTACAGCCTTGGAGCGATCGCCGTCCTCCCTTCGCGCTTTGA
- a CDS encoding CHASE domain-containing protein, with protein MKLRLSWPPVRLRRTWTPSLVLGIALLLTTVATAYVASVTRAKDQLRFENAVQRTEDAIENRLDTYIALLRSSSGLFAANERLNQAQFRAYVQRLELQQRYSGIQGIGFSARVSAADKDAFIAELRQQGMANFVLRPDSQRAEYHAVIHLEPLDRRNQAAIGFDMFTEPVRRAAMEQARDTGLPAASGRVTLVQEIDQNKQAGFLIYLPVYRNGIMPSAIAERRAALQGFVYSPFRADDLMAGIFGKERYPVIDFQLYDGLTSSPETLLHRSDYKQTQRNSSEHPQFTTARRIEIAGRPWYIVFNSRPELELASGQDLVSYVAVGGYLLSLILFWVTRSQVQARSVAERSMAELHQSDQALRDSEERFRTLIEQSSLSIQILAPDGRTLQVNQAWEKLWGITLEQLGAYNILADQQLVEKGIMPYLQQGFAGTATPIPAVLYDLEATLPGATRRKETQRWVRAFIYPVKDKQGHPREVVLMHEDITEQKQIETALRISESRFRRLFEADIIGLFFAKRDGAVSEANRAFLQMLGYTEEDLLAGKLRWDALTPGEYRYLDERAIQEDHLSGVCSPYEKEFIRKDGSRIPVLVGGARLENDPNVGLTFALDLTERKRAEDAIRFLAQASAVLASSLDYEVTLTSVAQLVVPTLADWCGVDIIQPDGSVQQLVVAHVDPDKVKLGHKLRQEYPLDINAPTGLAKVLRTGHSELYPELTDAMLMQGARDPRHLEMMREIGFQSLMIVPLVAREQTLGAIIFVAAESGRHYSQADLALAEDLARRAAIAVDNARLYAIAQQERTQAENANRTKDEFLATLSHELRTPLNAMLGWTQLLRSRQFDEAMVARALETVERNTRSLAALIEDILDVSRIITGKLRLQMRPVELATVIAAAIETVRPGADAKAIHLRSELDPLTGPISGDRDRLQQIVWNLLANAIKFTPQGGRVEIRLQRVNSQAEIIVSDTGQGIGPEFLPHIWERFRQADSSTTRAYGGLGLGLAIVRHLVELHGGTVQAESPGLGQGTTFKVKLPLITSSLEATTANPIPLHPSDRLAFQPRLDLQGVRVLVVDDEPDTRDFLAIALEQSGATVITAASATEALATIQQQQLDVLVSDIGMPETDGYTLMDQVRSLPPNQGGHIPAAALTAYAREEDRTRALLCGFQLHVPKPVSPSELIAVVANLAGRKSSL; from the coding sequence ATGAAATTGCGCTTGTCTTGGCCACCTGTGCGGCTGCGCCGTACTTGGACTCCCTCTCTCGTTCTGGGGATAGCATTGTTGCTAACGACGGTTGCGACTGCTTACGTGGCGTCTGTAACGCGAGCGAAGGACCAATTACGCTTTGAGAATGCGGTTCAACGCACTGAAGATGCAATTGAAAATCGCCTAGATACTTACATCGCCCTTCTCCGCTCTAGTAGTGGTTTGTTCGCAGCAAATGAGCGCCTTAACCAAGCTCAATTTCGTGCTTATGTGCAACGCTTAGAACTTCAACAGCGCTATTCAGGTATTCAAGGCATTGGTTTTTCGGCGCGGGTGAGCGCAGCTGACAAGGATGCTTTTATAGCTGAGCTACGCCAACAAGGAATGGCGAACTTTGTCCTGCGACCCGATTCCCAACGAGCTGAGTACCACGCCGTTATTCACTTAGAGCCTCTGGATCGGCGGAATCAAGCTGCAATCGGGTTTGACATGTTTACAGAGCCTGTGCGACGGGCAGCGATGGAGCAGGCTCGTGATACTGGACTTCCTGCCGCTTCTGGCCGAGTCACGCTTGTACAAGAAATAGATCAAAACAAGCAAGCAGGCTTTTTGATTTATTTACCTGTGTACCGCAATGGCATTATGCCTAGCGCGATCGCAGAACGACGAGCAGCACTGCAAGGCTTTGTGTATAGCCCGTTTCGAGCCGATGATTTGATGGCGGGTATTTTTGGCAAGGAAAGATATCCTGTCATTGATTTTCAACTCTATGACGGCCTGACTTCCAGCCCTGAAACCCTACTCCATCGCTCTGATTACAAGCAAACCCAGCGTAATTCGTCTGAGCATCCCCAATTCACCACGGCCAGAAGGATCGAAATTGCAGGTCGTCCTTGGTACATCGTATTTAACTCGCGGCCCGAATTGGAACTCGCATCTGGGCAGGACTTAGTGTCTTATGTTGCCGTTGGTGGGTATTTACTCAGCTTGATTCTGTTTTGGGTCACGCGATCGCAGGTGCAAGCTCGGTCTGTGGCGGAGCGATCGATGGCTGAGTTGCATCAGTCAGATCAAGCCTTACGAGACAGTGAAGAGCGCTTCCGAACCCTGATCGAGCAATCGTCTTTGAGCATTCAAATTCTTGCTCCGGATGGCCGCACGCTTCAAGTAAACCAAGCTTGGGAGAAGCTCTGGGGTATCACGCTAGAGCAACTAGGTGCCTATAACATTTTGGCGGATCAGCAATTGGTTGAAAAAGGCATCATGCCTTATCTTCAGCAAGGGTTCGCCGGAACTGCCACTCCTATCCCGGCTGTCTTGTACGACCTAGAAGCAACCCTACCGGGTGCAACTAGACGCAAGGAAACTCAGCGTTGGGTTAGAGCTTTTATCTACCCTGTTAAGGACAAGCAAGGTCACCCTCGCGAGGTGGTACTGATGCACGAGGACATTACTGAGCAAAAACAAATAGAAACTGCTCTTAGAATTAGCGAAAGCCGCTTCAGGCGATTATTTGAGGCGGATATCATTGGTTTGTTCTTTGCGAAACGTGATGGTGCCGTTTCAGAAGCCAACCGTGCCTTTCTGCAAATGCTGGGCTACACAGAGGAAGACTTGCTAGCAGGCAAGCTCCGCTGGGATGCTTTGACCCCTGGTGAATATCGCTATTTAGATGAGCGAGCTATTCAAGAAGATCATCTGAGTGGCGTTTGTTCTCCTTACGAAAAGGAATTTATTCGCAAAGATGGTAGCCGTATTCCTGTCTTAGTAGGAGGTGCCCGTCTCGAAAACGATCCGAATGTCGGTCTTACTTTTGCTTTAGATTTAACCGAGCGCAAGCGGGCAGAAGATGCCATCCGGTTTCTCGCCCAAGCGAGTGCTGTTCTGGCCTCCTCTCTCGATTACGAAGTTACTTTAACCAGTGTTGCTCAACTGGTGGTGCCCACCTTGGCGGATTGGTGTGGGGTAGATATCATTCAACCGGATGGTTCGGTGCAGCAATTGGTTGTGGCTCATGTAGACCCAGACAAAGTCAAGCTAGGCCATAAACTTCGTCAGGAATATCCGCTAGATATAAATGCTCCGACTGGTCTAGCGAAGGTTTTACGCACAGGCCATTCCGAGCTCTATCCAGAGCTTACCGATGCAATGCTGATGCAGGGAGCCCGCGATCCTCGGCATCTAGAGATGATGCGAGAAATTGGCTTTCAGTCTCTCATGATTGTGCCTTTGGTAGCGCGTGAGCAGACTCTAGGAGCCATCATCTTTGTTGCCGCTGAGTCGGGTCGGCATTACAGCCAGGCAGATCTGGCGCTAGCAGAAGACTTGGCTCGTCGTGCGGCGATCGCGGTGGATAATGCTCGCCTCTATGCGATCGCCCAACAAGAACGCACCCAAGCCGAAAACGCCAACCGCACCAAAGATGAATTCTTAGCCACTTTGTCTCATGAGCTGAGAACTCCACTCAATGCCATGCTGGGTTGGACGCAATTGCTGCGATCGCGCCAGTTTGATGAAGCGATGGTGGCACGGGCTTTAGAAACGGTGGAACGCAATACCCGTTCGTTGGCAGCTTTGATCGAAGATATTTTGGATGTGTCTCGGATCATTACTGGTAAGCTGCGCCTGCAGATGCGTCCGGTGGAGCTGGCGACGGTGATTGCGGCTGCGATTGAAACGGTTCGCCCTGGGGCTGATGCCAAAGCCATTCACCTGCGATCCGAGCTTGATCCGCTGACTGGCCCCATTTCAGGCGATCGCGATCGTTTGCAGCAAATTGTCTGGAATCTGCTTGCCAATGCCATTAAGTTCACCCCGCAAGGGGGACGAGTAGAAATTCGGCTCCAGCGCGTCAACTCCCAAGCTGAAATCATAGTGAGCGATACAGGGCAGGGGATTGGCCCTGAATTTTTGCCGCATATTTGGGAGCGCTTCCGGCAAGCAGACAGTTCCACGACTCGTGCTTATGGAGGCTTGGGCCTAGGACTGGCGATCGTGCGACATTTGGTAGAGCTGCATGGCGGTACGGTGCAAGCCGAAAGCCCTGGTTTAGGGCAAGGAACCACTTTTAAGGTCAAGTTACCGCTGATAACAAGCTCTCTAGAGGCCACGACTGCAAACCCCATCCCGCTGCACCCTAGCGATCGCCTTGCTTTTCAGCCACGACTGGATCTGCAAGGGGTAAGAGTGTTGGTGGTGGATGACGAACCCGATACCCGCGATTTCTTAGCGATCGCCTTAGAGCAAAGTGGAGCTACAGTGATCACGGCGGCATCTGCCACAGAAGCTTTGGCGACGATTCAGCAGCAGCAACTTGATGTTTTGGTCAGTGACATTGGGATGCCTGAAACGGATGGCTATACCCTCATGGATCAGGTGCGATCGCTACCCCCCAACCAAGGAGGACACATTCCTGCGGCAGCGTTGACCGCTTATGCCAGAGAAGAAGATCGAACGCGGGCTCTCTTATGCGGCTTTCAACTACATGTGCCTAAACCCGTCAGCCCATCGGAGTTGATTGCTGTGGTTGCCAACCTAGCAGGACGCAAAAGCAGCCTCTAG
- a CDS encoding PadR family transcriptional regulator: MLELAALGLLQQQPLHGYRLKQQLEQFMSGCISVNYGAIYPLLKRLEDRGEIATQIEEASQTGPSRKIFQITEQGRDRWKQEMMAHPHESWVNARSRFCIKFFFFSHLEPAERLKLIEHRLMTCRLRLESQQAGPTPSDSYQAVIGQRFEMMLQYEIQWLVMQLQREQMNSSVHETTAPPLDPDVFTTYSQF; this comes from the coding sequence ATGCTTGAACTAGCCGCTCTCGGACTGCTGCAACAGCAACCGTTGCATGGATACCGCCTGAAACAGCAGCTAGAACAGTTTATGAGTGGTTGTATCAGTGTCAACTATGGCGCAATTTATCCTTTGCTGAAGCGCTTGGAAGACCGAGGCGAAATTGCCACTCAGATTGAGGAAGCCAGCCAAACAGGGCCAAGCCGGAAGATCTTCCAAATCACCGAGCAGGGGCGCGATCGCTGGAAGCAAGAAATGATGGCTCATCCCCATGAAAGCTGGGTGAATGCGCGATCGCGGTTTTGCATCAAGTTTTTCTTCTTTAGCCACTTGGAGCCAGCCGAGCGCCTGAAGTTAATTGAGCACCGCTTAATGACCTGTCGGTTGCGCTTAGAGAGTCAACAAGCAGGGCCTACCCCTAGCGATTCTTACCAAGCTGTCATCGGGCAACGATTTGAGATGATGTTGCAGTATGAAATTCAATGGTTGGTGATGCAATTGCAACGCGAACAGATGAACAGTTCAGTGCATGAAACCACCGCTCCACCGCTTGATCCAGACGTGTTCACAACTTATAGCCAGTTCTAA
- a CDS encoding efflux RND transporter periplasmic adaptor subunit, translating into MPQPADVKPPTSERFSRLLASRAFLLLLLIPVSGCGIFSKADAEAPRQQNGGAARGGPTPVDVAIAATGSLQESVEFTGTTQPLREVSLRSQVEGQLLDLLVDTGDTVDTGQTLAQLDASLLTTAVAEAQAELAARQSEVAQAEAEVNDTRTQVEEARLQLQQAQSDASRLQQLLGEGAIAAQQAEQAQTEARTAAQALRSAQEQVRTRQQAVVAAQGRVAAQRAVVAQANERQSYASLSSPVTGVVLRRGLDPGTLVQPGAEILRLGDLSSAKVMVDVADKQLGSIRQGQEVRVSLDAFPNQVFGGEVTRITPVANALYVPVEITIPNENGRVGSGMFARVSFVQPRSQRVVVPESAIQSERGQQSQQSQQSSQARQQRNSNATLFVVDSNTQEPKAVARSVTLGQQANGKVEILSGLRAGEQFVARSGRPLKDGAPVRLSILSETQPGQTSQPSQPAQTTQPNQTQGRQR; encoded by the coding sequence ATGCCACAGCCTGCTGATGTAAAGCCTCCAACCTCAGAACGATTTTCCCGACTGCTGGCTAGTCGAGCGTTCCTCCTCCTGCTGCTGATACCTGTGTCGGGTTGCGGAATTTTCTCCAAAGCAGATGCAGAAGCACCTCGCCAGCAGAATGGTGGAGCGGCGCGAGGCGGCCCAACTCCAGTGGATGTGGCGATCGCGGCAACTGGCTCTTTGCAAGAAAGTGTGGAATTTACCGGGACGACACAACCGCTCCGGGAAGTCTCTCTGCGCTCCCAAGTCGAGGGTCAACTGCTCGATCTCCTGGTAGATACGGGCGATACCGTGGATACAGGCCAAACCTTAGCCCAGCTGGATGCTTCTCTATTGACAACAGCTGTGGCAGAAGCCCAAGCCGAGTTAGCCGCTCGCCAGTCGGAAGTGGCTCAGGCAGAAGCAGAAGTGAATGATACCCGGACACAAGTAGAAGAAGCGCGGCTCCAACTGCAACAAGCTCAATCAGATGCGTCGCGTTTGCAGCAGTTGTTGGGAGAGGGGGCGATCGCTGCTCAACAAGCCGAACAAGCTCAAACCGAGGCTCGGACTGCCGCCCAAGCCCTCCGATCAGCTCAAGAACAAGTCCGTACCAGGCAGCAGGCTGTGGTGGCTGCTCAGGGGCGCGTAGCTGCTCAACGAGCGGTGGTGGCTCAAGCGAATGAACGTCAATCTTATGCCAGTCTTAGCTCTCCGGTGACAGGTGTAGTTTTGCGCCGGGGGCTCGATCCAGGGACTTTGGTGCAACCAGGGGCAGAAATTTTGCGCTTAGGCGATTTGAGTAGTGCCAAGGTCATGGTCGACGTTGCGGATAAGCAGCTTGGCTCCATTCGCCAGGGACAAGAGGTGCGGGTGAGCCTAGATGCGTTCCCCAACCAAGTGTTTGGCGGTGAAGTGACGCGAATTACGCCCGTCGCCAATGCGCTTTATGTCCCGGTAGAAATCACGATTCCTAACGAGAATGGTCGTGTGGGTAGTGGGATGTTTGCACGGGTGAGTTTTGTGCAACCGCGATCGCAACGAGTCGTGGTGCCAGAGTCGGCCATTCAATCCGAGCGAGGCCAACAATCTCAACAATCTCAGCAATCGTCACAAGCTCGACAGCAGCGTAACTCCAATGCCACTTTATTTGTGGTGGATAGCAATACGCAGGAACCGAAGGCGGTGGCTCGTTCTGTTACCTTAGGCCAGCAAGCCAACGGCAAAGTCGAAATTCTGTCTGGGCTGCGGGCGGGTGAACAGTTTGTGGCTCGCAGTGGCCGACCGCTCAAGGATGGTGCTCCGGTGCGTCTCAGCATTCTCTCCGAAACTCAACCTGGCCAAACTAGTCAGCCTAGTCAACCTGCTCAAACCACTCAACCTAACCAAACGCAAGGGAGACAGCGGTAA